A portion of the Luxibacter massiliensis genome contains these proteins:
- a CDS encoding ABC transporter permease, protein MAHKKVVPAENGAQEKPESELKLIWESLKLSKTAVIGMVIIILLIVIALVTFITELMGIQILPYDPNESDMAASFVAPCAQHWFGTDELGRDIFSRIIDGTKISLFVGFSVVIFSMFFGIIFGAVAGYKGGIVDTVIMRVMDIMLSIPGILFAITLMAALGKGLDKAIVAIGIVSIPEYARIVRGSVLSAKESDYTQAARVIGNNDIRIIFKHILPNVISPIIARAALGISGAILDTAALGFLGLGVQPPLAEWGDMLGRAKGYIFSAPYTLVFPGLAITLAVLAFNLFGDGLSDALDPKSRKR, encoded by the coding sequence ATGGCACATAAAAAAGTAGTACCGGCAGAGAACGGGGCACAGGAAAAACCAGAATCTGAGTTAAAGTTGATATGGGAATCTCTGAAGCTGAGTAAAACTGCTGTGATCGGCATGGTGATTATAATTCTGTTGATTGTGATTGCACTTGTCACATTTATTACAGAATTGATGGGCATTCAGATACTTCCCTATGACCCAAATGAATCTGACATGGCAGCCAGCTTTGTGGCGCCCTGTGCACAGCACTGGTTTGGGACTGATGAATTGGGCAGGGATATTTTCAGCCGTATTATCGACGGAACCAAGATTTCCCTGTTTGTAGGATTTTCGGTTGTAATTTTTTCTATGTTTTTTGGCATTATTTTTGGGGCAGTCGCAGGATACAAAGGCGGTATAGTTGATACGGTTATTATGAGGGTTATGGATATCATGTTATCCATTCCTGGTATTCTTTTTGCTATTACGCTGATGGCCGCTTTGGGAAAGGGACTGGACAAGGCTATTGTGGCTATCGGCATCGTCTCCATACCGGAATATGCCCGCATTGTAAGGGGAAGCGTGCTATCCGCCAAGGAGAGCGATTATACGCAGGCAGCCCGTGTGATTGGGAACAACGATATTAGGATTATTTTTAAACATATTCTCCCCAATGTTATTTCCCCTATTATTGCAAGGGCAGCCCTGGGAATTTCAGGAGCCATACTGGATACAGCCGCCCTTGGATTTCTTGGTTTAGGCGTACAGCCGCCGCTTGCGGAGTGGGGGGACATGCTGGGAAGGGCGAAAGGATATATCTTTTCTGCGCCCTACACGCTGGTTTTTCCCGGATTGGCGATCACGCTGGCTGTGCTGGCGTTTAATTTGTTCGGCGACGGATTAAGTGATGCGCTGGATCCAAAATCTAGAAAGCGATAG
- a CDS encoding ABC transporter permease has product MGKYIIKRLLMLIPVLLGVSIIVFTITHVFSPDPAAVVLGQHATEESMEAWREANGLTGSVISQFGHYILGVLQGDLGTSYYTKVPVTEELASRFPATIELAVIAIILASIFGVLLGVLSAVKKNSALDNAGRIISLVGVSVPIFWLGVIMIIIFSGTLHWLPSGGQIDPLLKPARVTGFNLLDCIIAGNGAAVVDSLKHIIMPALALCMYALAIITRITRTSMLDSMKQDYVRTAKAKGLSEGKVLKKHVLRNSLNPVVTIIGLQFGSLLGGAVLTEKVFSWPGIGSYIVDCVQKSDFPVIQGAVLLTATIFVVVNLVVDIVYTFLDPRIKLGKKEA; this is encoded by the coding sequence ATGGGAAAATATATTATAAAAAGGCTTCTCATGCTTATACCAGTGCTGCTCGGAGTGTCGATTATTGTATTTACAATTACACACGTATTTTCTCCGGATCCCGCAGCAGTAGTGCTAGGGCAGCATGCAACTGAGGAATCTATGGAAGCATGGCGTGAAGCAAATGGTTTGACGGGATCAGTAATCAGCCAGTTTGGACATTATATCCTGGGTGTCCTTCAAGGAGACTTAGGGACTTCTTATTACACGAAAGTGCCGGTTACAGAGGAACTGGCTTCCAGGTTCCCGGCTACAATTGAGCTGGCTGTTATTGCTATTATTTTAGCTTCTATTTTCGGTGTTCTGCTGGGCGTACTCTCAGCTGTAAAAAAGAACTCAGCTTTGGATAATGCCGGGAGGATTATATCATTAGTAGGTGTTTCGGTACCGATTTTCTGGCTTGGTGTCATTATGATCATCATTTTTTCCGGGACACTCCACTGGCTGCCCTCAGGGGGGCAGATAGACCCGCTATTAAAGCCGGCCAGGGTGACTGGCTTCAATCTGCTGGATTGTATCATCGCAGGAAACGGCGCTGCGGTGGTGGACTCCCTGAAACATATTATCATGCCGGCTCTGGCTCTTTGCATGTATGCTCTTGCTATTATTACCAGAATTACACGGACCAGTATGCTGGACAGTATGAAACAGGATTACGTGAGGACGGCCAAAGCAAAAGGCCTTTCAGAGGGGAAAGTTCTGAAAAAGCATGTACTTCGTAACTCCCTGAATCCGGTGGTCACAATAATAGGACTCCAGTTTGGCAGTCTTTTGGGAGGGGCCGTTCTGACGGAAAAAGTATTTTCCTGGCCGGGGATAGGCTCCTATATTGTAGACTGTGTACAGAAATCAGATTTTCCTGTTATCCAGGGCGCGGTACTTCTGACTGCCACAATATTCGTGGTTGTAAATCTGGTAGTCGACATTGTCTATACATTCTTAGACCCGCGGATCAAACTCGGCAAAAAGGAGGCATAG
- a CDS encoding ABC transporter substrate-binding protein, translated as MKKKLLCMLLSAAMAVTMLAGCGGGSDSKGSGGESSSGASEASDTLIFAQGADPRSLDPAFADDGESTKINTNIYEGLVQYAEKTTEIEPCLAESWDVSEDGLTYTFHLREGVKFHDGTDFNAEAVKANFERQLPGVATEDMPYAAFVFGAVKDVVADDEYTVTIHLTEQQTPFLANLAMIQGAPIVSPKALEENDNNVTKNPCGTGPYKFVSWDTEQSVVLVRNDEYWGEPANIKNVIFKIIKDNSARVIALNNGEADIIDGIDATVVDQITEAGNNVQTDEAMMTNYMAFNTTEGVFTDKEARKAVCAAINIPELVETLYQGYDVTASTFLPTSLPGYDESIKHTEYDPEAAEKKLSELGITSVHIMTYTNPRPYNTVGGQKLAEAIQGYLSKVGVECTIDAYDWTTFKTKAQGGGYDILFAGWGGDNGDPDNFMNLLASTDPSLNYSHFANEKYNELIAKGVVTPVGDERSAIYTECEQILAEEEPILPISHANFMCGVSSKVDGFFYHVACATKLSKVTKN; from the coding sequence ATGAAAAAGAAATTATTGTGTATGCTGCTTTCCGCAGCAATGGCAGTTACTATGCTGGCCGGATGTGGCGGCGGCAGTGACAGCAAGGGTTCTGGCGGTGAGTCGTCATCTGGCGCCAGTGAGGCAAGCGATACTTTGATTTTTGCCCAGGGTGCTGACCCAAGAAGCTTGGATCCTGCATTTGCAGACGACGGAGAGTCAACCAAGATTAATACAAATATTTATGAAGGCCTTGTACAGTATGCTGAAAAAACAACAGAGATTGAACCGTGCCTGGCAGAGAGCTGGGATGTAAGTGAAGATGGACTAACCTATACGTTCCATTTAAGAGAAGGGGTTAAGTTCCATGATGGAACAGATTTTAATGCAGAAGCAGTCAAAGCTAACTTTGAAAGGCAGCTGCCAGGCGTTGCTACAGAAGATATGCCTTATGCGGCCTTTGTCTTTGGGGCTGTTAAGGATGTTGTGGCAGATGACGAGTATACAGTAACTATTCATTTGACTGAGCAGCAGACACCATTTCTGGCAAACCTTGCAATGATACAGGGCGCGCCTATTGTAAGCCCGAAGGCTTTGGAAGAAAATGACAATAATGTGACAAAGAACCCATGCGGCACTGGCCCGTATAAATTCGTCAGCTGGGACACGGAGCAGTCAGTAGTCCTAGTGAGAAATGATGAATACTGGGGGGAGCCTGCAAATATTAAAAACGTTATCTTTAAAATTATTAAAGATAATTCTGCACGTGTAATTGCCCTGAATAATGGCGAGGCTGACATTATTGACGGTATAGATGCAACTGTTGTTGACCAGATTACAGAGGCTGGAAATAATGTGCAGACAGATGAAGCGATGATGACAAACTATATGGCGTTTAATACGACTGAGGGGGTATTTACAGACAAGGAAGCTAGGAAAGCCGTGTGCGCGGCAATCAACATCCCTGAATTAGTTGAGACTCTGTATCAAGGGTATGATGTGACGGCCAGCACTTTCCTGCCCACATCTCTGCCGGGATATGATGAAAGCATTAAGCACACAGAGTACGACCCGGAGGCTGCAGAGAAGAAACTCAGTGAACTTGGAATTACTTCAGTACATATTATGACATACACAAACCCAAGGCCATATAACACGGTAGGCGGACAGAAACTGGCTGAGGCAATTCAGGGGTATTTATCTAAGGTAGGCGTTGAATGTACCATCGATGCGTATGACTGGACTACTTTCAAGACAAAGGCACAGGGCGGCGGATATGATATCCTGTTTGCCGGATGGGGCGGAGACAACGGAGACCCGGACAACTTTATGAATCTGCTGGCATCCACAGACCCGTCTTTAAACTATTCACATTTTGCCAATGAAAAGTACAATGAACTGATTGCAAAGGGCGTTGTCACGCCAGTGGGGGACGAGCGGAGCGCTATCTACACAGAATGTGAGCAGATTCTTGCAGAAGAAGAGCCCATTCTTCCTATCTCACACGCAAACTTTATGTGCGGAGTGAGCTCAAAAGTAGATGGTTTCTTCTATCATGTGGCATGTGCGACAAAGCTCTCTAAGGTTACTAAAAATTAG
- a CDS encoding FadR/GntR family transcriptional regulator, with product MKNEISLITPVSKDLLYTKIADAITAYIRTNNMKYGDKLPSERELAARFKTSRHSVREALRVLQHQGIIDSQMGSGTYVAHIGETSSIYLQFVKINFLEMLSIKTELEKYAVSQVLQNTSAERLEELESSLCLLEKDRDRGVFDSAVDKQFHYQLAELSGNKMLAQMLRKMIEAFDEYYGVFPQCTDTCLETIGQHRRLLDALRERDCTAAWAACDEIHRIDEKLIREINDANGIG from the coding sequence ATGAAAAATGAAATTTCACTGATAACCCCTGTGTCAAAAGATCTCCTGTATACCAAGATTGCAGACGCGATTACGGCATATATCAGGACGAATAATATGAAATATGGGGATAAGCTTCCATCTGAGCGGGAGCTTGCGGCCCGTTTCAAAACCAGCCGGCATTCTGTGAGAGAGGCCTTAAGAGTGCTGCAGCACCAGGGGATCATAGATTCCCAGATGGGAAGTGGGACATATGTTGCCCATATTGGTGAGACATCCTCTATCTACCTGCAGTTTGTCAAAATTAATTTCCTTGAGATGCTGAGCATTAAGACTGAACTAGAGAAGTACGCCGTTTCCCAGGTCCTTCAAAACACATCGGCGGAGCGGCTGGAGGAGCTTGAAAGCAGTCTCTGCCTGCTGGAAAAGGACAGAGACAGAGGAGTCTTTGATTCTGCGGTTGACAAGCAGTTCCATTATCAGCTGGCAGAGCTGTCAGGAAATAAAATGCTGGCTCAGATGCTCAGGAAGATGATTGAAGCATTTGATGAGTACTATGGTGTTTTCCCGCAGTGTACAGACACCTGCCTGGAAACTATTGGGCAGCACAGAAGGCTTCTGGATGCCTTACGGGAGAGGGACTGCACCGCCGCGTGGGCAGCCTGTGATGAGATCCACCGCATTGATGAAAAACTGATCAGGGAAATAAACGATGCCAATGGAATTGGATGA
- a CDS encoding Sapep family Mn(2+)-dependent dipeptidase produces the protein MQSQLLFGHHIEPYFDTMIKDLETLISIPSVCSKKTPEAPFGKPCAEALDFILNTAERLGLDITNTGYYAGDARLGHGSTYIDILTHIDVVPAGDVKNWDSDPFTLTRRGEYLYGRGTADDKGAAIAALYSLKALKDAKIEGNYCLRAVFGCGEEIGSDDLDVYYGQQGYPCMGFTPDCSYGICCSEKGILRIDFAAPHTEHSVIESFQAGTAVNSVPNTACALLSCSQEKYRQLKSLIAALDGFTLEEKEGLVQISANGRSAHGAEPELGENAASKLLLLLHQIFPAEELGPLFSFAAEKIGMEYQGKSLGVMMSDKQSGPLTLNLGIASVQGATETISVDIRYPVTADKEQIITALTSAASAYQVKATEVHHMAPLYIPRESRLISCLSASYQAVTGKECNIYSTGGGTYARHAKNTVVAFGPVFPEEPSTNAHGPNERLNLDSFRKHSQICLEAMYRLFIS, from the coding sequence ATGCAAAGTCAATTACTTTTCGGCCACCACATAGAACCCTATTTCGATACTATGATAAAGGATTTGGAAACCTTAATCTCCATCCCCTCCGTATGCAGCAAGAAAACGCCAGAGGCTCCCTTTGGCAAACCCTGCGCAGAGGCCCTTGACTTCATCCTGAATACCGCAGAGAGGTTGGGGCTGGACATCACAAATACTGGATATTATGCGGGAGATGCCCGTCTAGGACACGGCAGTACATATATTGATATCCTCACCCACATAGATGTAGTTCCGGCAGGTGATGTCAAAAATTGGGACAGTGACCCTTTTACTCTGACCCGGCGGGGAGAGTATTTGTATGGACGTGGAACAGCCGATGATAAGGGCGCGGCCATTGCCGCCCTATATTCTCTCAAGGCGCTCAAAGATGCCAAAATTGAGGGCAACTACTGTCTGCGGGCCGTATTCGGCTGCGGTGAAGAAATCGGCAGTGATGATTTGGATGTATATTACGGCCAACAGGGATATCCCTGCATGGGATTCACCCCTGACTGCTCTTACGGCATCTGCTGCAGCGAAAAGGGAATCCTGCGGATAGATTTTGCAGCGCCTCACACAGAACATTCCGTCATAGAGAGTTTCCAGGCAGGGACTGCCGTCAATTCTGTCCCCAACACAGCCTGCGCCCTCCTTTCTTGTTCTCAGGAAAAATACAGGCAGCTAAAAAGTCTAATCGCCGCCCTCGACGGATTCACTCTGGAAGAAAAAGAAGGACTGGTACAAATAAGTGCCAATGGCCGTTCGGCCCACGGGGCAGAACCTGAACTGGGTGAGAATGCCGCCTCAAAGCTGCTTCTGCTTTTACATCAAATATTCCCAGCAGAGGAACTGGGGCCTCTTTTTAGTTTTGCCGCTGAAAAAATAGGCATGGAATACCAGGGCAAGTCCCTTGGCGTCATGATGAGCGACAAACAGTCCGGCCCACTGACTCTGAACCTCGGAATCGCTTCTGTCCAAGGGGCCACTGAGACAATTTCTGTAGATATTCGTTACCCTGTCACTGCCGACAAGGAACAGATTATAACCGCCCTGACCTCCGCCGCGTCAGCTTATCAGGTGAAAGCCACAGAAGTACATCATATGGCCCCTCTGTATATCCCCCGAGAGTCACGGCTTATCTCCTGCCTGTCCGCGTCTTACCAGGCCGTAACTGGCAAAGAATGTAATATTTATTCCACTGGCGGGGGGACATACGCGCGGCATGCCAAAAATACCGTCGTCGCCTTTGGGCCAGTATTTCCTGAGGAGCCGTCCACAAATGCACATGGGCCAAACGAGCGTCTCAATCTGGATTCCTTTAGGAAACACTCTCAAATTTGCCTTGAAGCTATGTACCGCTTATTCATATCTTAG
- a CDS encoding glycoside hydrolase family 13 protein — MNRDALFSDGTSGYVIPPEPKEYETVTLRFRTARDEADSVTVCTKNGRYEMQKAFTRGPFDYYECGCRLGAEPFSYYFEARGGEEVCYYNRSGVSSEVVEYYSFMIVPGFSTPDWAKGAVMYQIFVDRFFNGDTSNDVEDREYIYIGQPCEKVADWSRMPAPMDIRRFYGGDLKGVMDKLDYLQELGIEVIYFNPLFVSPSNHKYDIQDYDYIDPHFGKIPEDGGFPLPEGAEDNIQASMYQKRTGAKANLEASNELFASLVEEMHKRGMRVILDGVFNHCGSFNKWMDRERIYEQQAEYEKGAYTSADSPYRSFFHFFNESDSAWPYNNQYEGWWGHDTLPKLNYEDSPVLEQYIMDIGRKWVSPPFNVDGWRLDVAADLGYSNEYNHLFWKRFRREVKEAKPDALILAEHYGDPAEWLQGDEWDSVMNYDAFMEPVTWFLTGMEKHSDERRADLFGNADNFVRTMNHFMSTFLTPSLQVTMNELSNHDHSRFLTRTNHIVGRVENLGSKAAEEGVNRAVMREAVVIQMTWVGAPTVYYGDEAGLCGFTDPDNRRPYPWGREDQEMLDFHKEMIRIHKEENPLKTGSLKMLYWEEHVLAYGRFKEGEQIIVVLNNSKELKEITVPVWQAEAPLKGRMERLLYSYENGYTTETDYYLIDGGEIVLNMGRHSAIVLKVKAEGLS, encoded by the coding sequence ATGAACAGGGATGCACTGTTTAGTGATGGAACATCCGGCTATGTGATTCCGCCAGAGCCCAAAGAATATGAGACAGTAACGCTGCGCTTCCGCACAGCCAGAGATGAGGCAGACTCCGTAACCGTCTGTACAAAGAATGGAAGGTATGAGATGCAGAAGGCCTTTACCCGCGGGCCCTTTGATTACTATGAATGCGGTTGCAGGCTGGGGGCAGAACCCTTTTCTTATTATTTTGAAGCCAGAGGGGGGGAAGAAGTCTGTTATTATAACCGCAGCGGAGTATCCAGTGAGGTTGTAGAATACTATTCTTTTATGATTGTCCCGGGATTTTCCACACCGGACTGGGCCAAGGGCGCTGTCATGTACCAGATATTTGTGGATAGGTTCTTTAACGGCGATACATCCAACGACGTGGAGGACAGAGAATATATCTATATAGGCCAGCCTTGTGAGAAGGTGGCGGACTGGAGCAGGATGCCGGCTCCAATGGATATACGGAGGTTTTACGGGGGAGATTTAAAAGGGGTTATGGATAAACTGGATTATCTGCAGGAGCTGGGGATAGAGGTGATTTATTTTAATCCGCTGTTCGTATCCCCATCGAACCATAAGTATGATATCCAGGATTATGATTATATAGACCCTCATTTTGGAAAGATCCCAGAGGACGGCGGATTCCCGCTGCCTGAGGGGGCTGAGGATAACATTCAGGCGTCTATGTACCAGAAAAGAACGGGGGCGAAGGCGAACCTGGAAGCCAGCAATGAGTTATTTGCCAGTCTGGTGGAGGAGATGCATAAACGGGGAATGCGGGTGATTTTGGACGGGGTATTTAATCACTGTGGTTCCTTTAATAAATGGATGGACAGAGAACGTATTTACGAACAGCAGGCAGAGTATGAAAAAGGGGCCTATACCAGTGCGGACAGTCCCTATAGAAGCTTTTTCCACTTTTTTAATGAAAGCGACAGTGCATGGCCGTATAATAACCAGTACGAAGGCTGGTGGGGGCATGACACTTTGCCAAAGCTGAATTATGAAGATTCTCCTGTGTTAGAGCAATATATTATGGATATAGGGAGAAAATGGGTTTCCCCTCCATTTAATGTAGATGGCTGGCGGCTGGATGTGGCGGCCGACTTAGGCTACAGCAATGAGTATAACCATCTGTTTTGGAAGCGTTTCAGAAGAGAGGTAAAAGAGGCAAAGCCAGATGCCCTTATTCTCGCCGAACATTATGGGGATCCGGCAGAATGGCTGCAGGGAGACGAATGGGACAGCGTCATGAATTATGATGCATTTATGGAACCGGTAACATGGTTCCTGACAGGAATGGAGAAACATAGTGATGAGCGCAGGGCCGATTTATTTGGCAATGCGGACAATTTTGTCAGGACTATGAATCATTTTATGTCCACCTTCCTTACCCCCTCACTGCAGGTGACCATGAATGAGCTGTCTAATCATGATCATTCACGGTTCTTGACAAGGACTAACCATATTGTGGGACGGGTGGAGAATCTTGGTTCTAAGGCTGCAGAGGAAGGGGTCAACCGTGCTGTTATGCGGGAGGCCGTGGTTATCCAGATGACCTGGGTAGGGGCCCCCACCGTATATTATGGGGATGAGGCAGGTCTGTGTGGCTTTACAGACCCGGATAACAGGAGGCCCTATCCATGGGGCAGAGAAGATCAGGAGATGCTGGATTTTCATAAAGAAATGATCCGCATCCATAAAGAAGAAAATCCCCTTAAGACAGGTTCGCTGAAGATGCTGTACTGGGAAGAGCATGTACTGGCTTACGGAAGATTTAAAGAAGGTGAACAGATCATTGTTGTCCTCAATAACAGCAAAGAGCTTAAGGAGATTACAGTTCCTGTCTGGCAGGCTGAGGCGCCATTGAAGGGAAGGATGGAACGCCTGCTGTACAGCTACGAAAATGGATATACTACAGAGACAGATTATTATCTTATAGACGGCGGAGAGATTGTGCTGAATATGGGCCGGCATTCGGCAATTGTGCTGAAGGTTAAGGCAGAAGGCTTATCTTAA
- the ftsH gene encoding ATP-dependent zinc metalloprotease FtsH, with the protein MNSKKYKSAGGATFLTFIVIVFLALWLTNRMQVRDQDMTYTSFTQEVKDGNIQDVTIKQNKTVPTGVVTVTLRDSGITKQVNVSDVTEVQNLLEKYKIDYKMPNVPEDSWITTLLMPLLFTFLGITLIFMFMNRQGGGANNKAMNFGKSRARMSTDTDKKVTFADVAGLKEEKEELEEIVDFLKAPKKYIQVGARIPKGVLLEGPPGTGKTLLAKAVAGEAGVPFFSISGSDFVEMFVGVGASRVRDLFQDAKKNAPCIIFIDEIDAVARRRGSGLGGGHDEREQTLNQLLVEMDGFGVNEGIIVMAATNRKDILDPAILRPGRFDRNVIVGRPDVGGREEILKVHAKNKPLGDDVDLKQIAQTTAGFTGADLENLLNEAAILAAKENRVYLQQGDIRHAFVKVGIGPEKKSRIVSEKERKITAFHEAGHAILFHVLPDVGPVYSVSIVPTGAAGGYTMPLPENDDMFNTKGHMLQEITVSLGGRVAEEEVFDDITTGASQDIKQATAIAKSMITKFGMSERLGLINYDNDSDEVFIGRDFGHTSRGYGEKVAGTIDEEVKRIIDECYNKARSILKEYHSVLQACAELLLEKEKITRSEFEALFDE; encoded by the coding sequence TTGAACAGCAAAAAATATAAAAGCGCAGGCGGCGCCACATTTCTTACATTTATTGTGATTGTCTTCCTGGCACTCTGGCTGACAAACCGGATGCAGGTAAGGGACCAGGATATGACATATACTAGTTTTACGCAGGAAGTAAAGGATGGAAATATACAGGACGTCACCATCAAACAGAATAAGACAGTACCTACAGGAGTTGTGACGGTTACGCTAAGAGACAGTGGAATAACAAAACAGGTCAACGTTTCTGACGTGACAGAAGTACAGAATCTTTTAGAAAAATATAAGATTGACTATAAGATGCCGAATGTACCAGAGGATTCATGGATCACAACGCTTTTAATGCCTCTGCTATTTACCTTTTTGGGAATCACTTTGATTTTTATGTTTATGAACCGTCAGGGAGGCGGAGCCAATAACAAAGCCATGAATTTCGGCAAGAGCCGCGCAAGAATGAGCACGGATACTGACAAGAAAGTGACGTTTGCTGATGTGGCCGGCTTAAAGGAGGAGAAAGAAGAGCTGGAGGAGATCGTAGATTTTCTGAAGGCTCCTAAGAAATATATCCAGGTTGGGGCCAGGATACCTAAAGGAGTGCTGCTTGAGGGACCTCCGGGTACTGGTAAGACCCTGCTGGCAAAAGCAGTTGCAGGGGAAGCAGGGGTTCCGTTTTTCAGTATTTCGGGTTCTGATTTTGTAGAGATGTTTGTAGGCGTCGGCGCTTCCCGTGTCAGAGATTTATTTCAGGATGCCAAGAAGAATGCCCCATGTATTATCTTCATTGATGAGATTGATGCAGTTGCCAGACGGCGGGGAAGCGGCCTGGGCGGCGGCCACGATGAGAGAGAGCAGACACTGAACCAGCTTCTTGTTGAGATGGATGGCTTTGGAGTCAACGAAGGGATTATTGTCATGGCGGCCACCAACCGGAAGGACATTTTAGATCCGGCTATTTTAAGGCCGGGACGTTTTGACCGGAATGTGATTGTGGGCCGGCCGGACGTAGGCGGCCGGGAGGAGATCCTCAAGGTCCATGCTAAAAATAAACCTCTTGGTGACGATGTGGATTTGAAGCAGATTGCACAGACCACAGCAGGCTTTACAGGCGCAGATCTGGAGAACCTGCTCAACGAGGCGGCTATTCTGGCTGCTAAAGAGAACAGGGTCTATCTGCAGCAGGGGGATATCCGGCATGCATTTGTAAAGGTTGGTATTGGGCCGGAGAAGAAAAGTAGGATTGTCTCTGAAAAAGAAAGGAAAATTACGGCCTTCCACGAGGCAGGCCATGCCATCTTGTTTCATGTATTGCCGGATGTGGGGCCTGTTTATAGCGTGTCTATTGTGCCTACAGGGGCAGCCGGGGGGTATACAATGCCTCTTCCTGAAAATGATGATATGTTTAACACAAAGGGACATATGCTGCAGGAGATTACGGTATCCCTAGGCGGGCGTGTGGCGGAGGAAGAAGTATTTGATGATATTACGACGGGAGCATCCCAGGATATCAAACAGGCTACAGCCATTGCGAAATCTATGATTACTAAATTCGGCATGTCTGAACGGCTGGGCCTGATTAATTACGACAACGACAGTGATGAAGTATTTATAGGACGTGATTTTGGCCACACCTCCAGAGGATATGGAGAAAAGGTAGCAGGCACTATTGATGAAGAAGTGAAACGGATTATTGATGAGTGCTATAATAAGGCACGGTCAATTCTAAAGGAATATCATTCAGTGCTGCAGGCATGTGCCGAGCTTTTGTTAGAAAAAGAGAAGATTACAAGAAGTGAGTTTGAGGCGCTTTTTGACGAGTAA
- the hpt gene encoding hypoxanthine phosphoribosyltransferase codes for MSEKIRVLVSEQDVDRRIEELGKQISQDYEGKQVHLICILKGGAFFMCELAKRISVPVSLDFMSVSSYGDKTTSSGVVRIAKDLDESIEGKDVLIVEDIIDSGRTLYYLMDVLRKRQPQSLHLCTLLDKPERREKDVKVDYVGFEIPDEFVVGYGLDYAQKYRNLPYIGVVEGVE; via the coding sequence ATGTCAGAGAAGATTAGGGTTTTAGTCTCGGAGCAAGATGTGGACAGGCGGATTGAGGAGCTGGGAAAGCAGATCAGCCAAGATTATGAAGGGAAACAGGTTCATCTGATATGTATATTAAAGGGCGGTGCATTTTTTATGTGTGAGCTTGCCAAGAGGATCAGCGTGCCGGTTTCGCTGGACTTTATGAGTGTGAGCAGCTACGGGGATAAGACCACATCCAGCGGTGTTGTCCGTATTGCGAAGGATTTGGATGAGTCCATCGAGGGAAAGGATGTCCTGATAGTGGAGGATATCATAGATTCAGGCAGGACGCTGTATTATCTGATGGATGTCCTGCGCAAAAGACAGCCCCAGAGCCTGCATCTGTGCACTCTTCTGGATAAGCCGGAGAGGAGAGAGAAGGATGTGAAGGTAGATTATGTGGGTTTTGAAATACCAGATGAATTTGTAGTCGGCTATGGCTTGGACTATGCCCAAAAATATAGAAATCTGCCATATATTGGAGTGGTGGAAGGAGTAGAGTAG